The following proteins are encoded in a genomic region of Leptospiraceae bacterium:
- a CDS encoding Rrf2 family transcriptional regulator: METLLFDRYIILLLKAVLFLAKHKDDQKYYKVKEISESLGVSKSYMARIIQSLVHNKILESSTGPTGGFYLPTDNLKLTLHDVIKHTGYDIEIEKCLMEWPECNEVNPCPLHNTWKRFRESLLKDLKQYTIEEACEQLYDRIV; encoded by the coding sequence ATGGAAACATTACTTTTTGACCGATACATCATCCTTCTTTTAAAAGCTGTATTGTTTTTAGCAAAACACAAGGATGATCAAAAGTATTACAAAGTAAAGGAAATCTCTGAAAGTTTAGGGGTATCAAAAAGCTATATGGCAAGGATCATCCAAAGTCTGGTTCATAATAAAATCTTAGAATCTTCAACAGGTCCTACGGGAGGATTTTATTTACCCACGGATAATCTTAAATTAACCTTGCATGATGTCATCAAACATACGGGCTATGATATCGAAATTGAAAAATGTTTGATGGAATGGCCTGAATGCAATGAAGTCAATCCATGTCCTTTACACAATACATGGAAACGTTTTCGTGAATCCTTACTTAAAGATTTAAAGCAATATACAATCGAAGAAGCGTGCGAGCAACTCTACGATCGAATTGTTTAG
- a CDS encoding DUF3887 domain-containing protein, with protein MKKFLFLFFLFMFSLTSQDVGTDRIIQNFFSLYAERGSETALDYLFANNPVLYNKVESISSLKKTFLNIEKVIGSFKSYEIIFHDNVQDTLQIYIVIVKYERQPLRYLFVFYKPEKKWITYRFEIDTKYPDNYIEYILKQQHFEN; from the coding sequence ATGAAAAAATTTCTTTTTTTGTTTTTTCTTTTTATGTTTTCTTTGACTTCTCAAGATGTCGGCACGGATAGAATTATTCAAAATTTTTTTTCTTTGTATGCGGAGAGGGGTTCAGAGACAGCTCTTGATTACCTATTTGCCAATAACCCCGTCCTTTACAACAAAGTTGAATCTATCAGTAGCTTAAAGAAAACTTTTTTGAACATAGAAAAAGTTATTGGTTCTTTTAAAAGTTATGAAATCATTTTCCACGATAACGTTCAAGACACTTTGCAAATCTATATTGTGATAGTGAAATACGAACGACAACCTCTACGGTATTTATTTGTGTTTTACAAACCCGAAAAAAAATGGATAACTTACCGATTCGAAATCGATACGAAATATCCTGATAACTACATCGAATACATTTTGAAGCAACAGCACTTCGAAAACTAA